A genomic region of Criblamydia sequanensis CRIB-18 contains the following coding sequences:
- a CDS encoding serine/threonine protein kinase, whose amino-acid sequence MQNEEDEFESFEELNPESLEALPRQIGPYKIESLLQKGGMSILFLATHPESKEPITIKVLSPKYVSNPEAIKRFLYEAEIISMTDHPNIVKLYGYGQWEGGLYIAMEFIEGISLRQLLLRYPISLKQALEYIIDIAYALCHLHTHGVIHRDLKPENILVTDSRIIKVIDFGIAQLISQEEGQIEDNSMRVMGTPIYMSPEQRNNPNSVSYPSDIYSLGIITYELILGKLSHGRIHLSLMPKGMQKILSKALQANPEDRYQDIVDFISDISSYMHSENMQKEGGPSDALRQIATGIHLAENNLVPEAPLWSDIECSYAYHKGTLSKSIFYDFLVLKNKSYGLITIESYESGIEGVIYNSVLRGMVKALYSREEKIEKLTEELNAMLFRERMPHHFQFNFLKLNPIEETLEFLSCGGDDIWILKKDQKEPLKIQSNASELGKVQTAKFEPLIVPWKPGEECLIIKLSSGDDEKSPLETLSIKDYILQNLLESKEKETKEKILLLIHRLKRSVNTRVRKRSIFIGSFTYFSNKKMP is encoded by the coding sequence ATGCAAAATGAGGAAGACGAATTTGAATCTTTTGAGGAACTCAATCCTGAATCACTAGAAGCTTTACCTCGTCAAATTGGACCTTACAAAATTGAAAGCCTCCTGCAAAAAGGGGGTATGAGCATTCTCTTCTTAGCGACCCACCCTGAAAGTAAAGAGCCTATCACAATCAAAGTGCTCTCTCCAAAATACGTTTCCAACCCGGAAGCTATCAAACGCTTTCTCTATGAAGCTGAAATCATCTCAATGACCGATCACCCGAATATCGTCAAACTTTATGGTTATGGACAATGGGAAGGGGGTCTTTATATAGCCATGGAATTTATCGAAGGGATTTCTTTAAGACAGCTTTTGCTTAGATACCCCATCTCCTTAAAGCAAGCTCTTGAATACATCATTGACATTGCCTATGCCTTGTGCCACTTGCATACTCACGGCGTTATTCATAGAGACCTTAAACCAGAAAATATTTTAGTTACAGATTCACGCATCATTAAAGTCATTGATTTTGGTATCGCCCAACTTATCTCTCAAGAAGAAGGACAAATTGAAGACAACTCCATGAGAGTTATGGGAACGCCCATTTACATGAGTCCGGAGCAGAGAAATAATCCAAATTCGGTAAGCTACCCTTCAGATATTTATTCCCTTGGCATCATTACCTATGAATTAATTTTAGGAAAACTTTCACATGGCCGCATCCACTTATCCCTAATGCCAAAAGGGATGCAAAAAATTTTGAGCAAGGCTCTTCAAGCAAATCCTGAAGATCGCTATCAGGATATCGTTGATTTTATTAGCGATATTTCAAGCTATATGCATTCTGAAAATATGCAGAAAGAGGGAGGGCCTTCAGATGCCTTAAGACAAATCGCAACAGGCATCCATTTAGCGGAAAATAATCTTGTTCCCGAAGCTCCCCTTTGGAGCGATATAGAGTGCTCTTATGCTTACCATAAAGGGACTCTCTCAAAAAGTATTTTTTATGATTTCCTTGTTTTAAAAAATAAATCCTATGGACTTATCACTATTGAATCCTATGAATCCGGCATCGAAGGTGTCATTTACAACTCTGTATTAAGAGGTATGGTAAAAGCGCTTTATAGTAGAGAGGAAAAAATTGAAAAATTGACAGAAGAGCTGAATGCCATGCTTTTCCGCGAAAGAATGCCCCATCACTTTCAATTTAACTTTTTAAAATTAAATCCTATCGAAGAAACTTTAGAGTTCCTCTCTTGCGGCGGCGATGATATTTGGATTTTGAAAAAAGATCAAAAAGAACCTTTAAAAATTCAATCTAATGCAAGTGAACTTGGAAAAGTGCAAACAGCCAAGTTTGAACCTCTGATAGTTCCTTGGAAGCCGGGGGAAGAGTGCTTAATCATAAAGTTAAGCTCAGGCGACGATGAGAAGTCTCCTCTTGAAACCTTGTCTATCAAAGATTATATTTTACAAAATTTGTTGGAATCAAAAGAAAAAGAGACAAAAGAAAAAATCTTGCTTCTCATTCATAGACTGAAAAGGAGCGTGAATACAAGGGTTAGAAAGCGAAGCATTTTTATCGGTTCTTTTACTTACTTTTCCAACAAAAAAATGCCTTAA
- the sctQ gene encoding type III secretion system cytoplasmic ring protein SctQ yields the protein MTVSFDWIRKIPRSLLLSDVKPMGNISSFPWKDFSDKIQKSLELPKLEISQKVPEWVEKNRFLEGFVEAQVLKLAAPAIPGFLYFIVSKQDLNLFSSHLLFKENKPKLDENDQELLEGFYKFIALEAIFQAGKSGLKAEFLPKIEKLESLIDDQESALAIDLLIDTGFHQFTGRLLISPEFHKAFVSKSNPSTEELIASSPIAEATDLTLHLEIGKTYLKENEWNSIETGDFLLLDYVSLNPAKGEGRVLIKALGRPLYLGELQGNTLKILESSAYSEADNMQRTPHDHNEEDFDEEDEDFEFDEDALEEFDEEFDEDFDEDEFDETDSSHEDEDDDEDDYHDEDDEEEEDLNDLEETQVKKEEAKPSKADLAKSPSSEAPEKKEPTREKPEALPKQKLESENPIELLKTGEVPLTINVEIGRLHISLRKLMELKPGNLIELTTKPEDGVDLVLNGKRLARGELIQVGEVLGVRILDIGKK from the coding sequence ATGACAGTATCATTTGATTGGATTCGAAAAATTCCACGTTCCCTTCTTCTTTCAGATGTTAAGCCCATGGGCAACATCTCTAGTTTTCCCTGGAAAGATTTTTCAGATAAAATCCAAAAATCGCTAGAACTTCCCAAATTGGAGATTTCTCAAAAAGTCCCTGAATGGGTTGAAAAAAACCGGTTCTTAGAAGGTTTTGTAGAAGCTCAAGTCTTAAAACTTGCAGCCCCGGCCATTCCCGGATTTTTATACTTTATTGTTTCCAAGCAAGATTTAAACCTCTTTTCTTCTCATCTTCTTTTTAAGGAAAATAAACCCAAGCTTGACGAAAACGATCAGGAGCTCCTTGAAGGCTTTTATAAGTTTATCGCCCTTGAAGCCATTTTCCAAGCCGGTAAATCAGGCCTGAAAGCGGAATTTTTACCAAAGATAGAAAAGTTAGAGAGTTTAATTGATGATCAGGAATCTGCTTTAGCCATAGATCTTCTAATAGATACCGGCTTTCATCAATTTACAGGAAGATTATTGATTTCCCCTGAATTTCATAAAGCTTTTGTTTCCAAATCCAACCCTTCTACTGAAGAGTTGATAGCAAGCTCCCCTATTGCCGAGGCTACAGACCTTACTCTACATCTTGAAATCGGCAAAACCTACCTAAAGGAAAATGAATGGAATTCCATTGAAACAGGCGACTTTCTCTTACTTGATTATGTTAGCTTAAATCCCGCAAAAGGTGAAGGCCGGGTTCTTATCAAAGCTCTCGGCAGACCCTTATACCTTGGGGAACTGCAAGGCAATACTTTAAAAATTTTAGAATCTTCTGCATACAGCGAGGCGGATAATATGCAACGGACACCTCATGATCATAATGAAGAGGACTTCGACGAAGAGGATGAAGACTTTGAATTTGACGAAGACGCTCTTGAAGAGTTTGATGAAGAATTCGATGAAGACTTTGACGAAGATGAATTTGATGAAACGGACAGCTCTCACGAAGATGAAGACGATGATGAAGACGACTATCATGACGAGGACGATGAGGAAGAAGAGGATCTTAACGACTTAGAGGAAACTCAAGTAAAAAAAGAGGAAGCCAAACCCTCCAAAGCTGACTTAGCCAAAAGTCCTTCTTCGGAAGCTCCGGAAAAAAAAGAGCCTACTCGGGAGAAACCCGAAGCTTTACCAAAACAAAAATTAGAATCGGAAAACCCGATTGAACTTCTTAAAACAGGGGAAGTTCCCTTAACCATAAATGTTGAGATTGGCAGATTACATATTTCCTTAAGAAAGTTAATGGAATTAAAGCCCGGCAATTTGATTGAATTGACTACAAAACCGGAAGATGGTGTGGATCTTGTTTTAAATGGAAAAAGGCTTGCTAGAGGTGAGTTAATCCAAGTTGGAGAAGTGCTAGGCGTCCGCATCCTGGATATCGGAAAAAAATAA
- a CDS encoding type III secretion T3S chaperone has translation MMKMPIYPLIQVVEVKKRRVENQEKVVKLKQDALDQELKRLKEREAERDKVLNHYNDKLEQLRAEFDHGTTSEKIIQMKVYLKEVKERLKVEEKKVKEQKEQVEVARKDLEQAQKELKKRRLDVDKLNTHREDWEKEMMKEIEIKEAVELDEMGTVIFLKQMRESKE, from the coding sequence ATGATGAAGATGCCAATTTACCCCTTGATCCAAGTCGTTGAAGTTAAAAAAAGACGAGTTGAAAATCAGGAAAAGGTAGTTAAGCTTAAGCAAGATGCTTTGGATCAAGAATTAAAACGCTTGAAAGAGCGGGAAGCGGAACGGGACAAGGTTTTAAACCATTATAATGATAAATTAGAACAGCTTCGAGCCGAATTTGATCATGGAACGACAAGTGAAAAGATCATTCAAATGAAAGTCTATCTTAAAGAAGTCAAAGAAAGGCTTAAAGTTGAAGAAAAGAAAGTAAAGGAACAGAAAGAGCAAGTGGAAGTCGCTCGGAAAGACTTAGAGCAAGCTCAAAAAGAACTTAAAAAAAGACGTTTAGACGTCGATAAGTTAAATACCCATCGGGAAGACTGGGAAAAAGAAATGATGAAAGAAATTGAGATTAAAGAAGCAGTCGAGCTTGATGAGATGGGAACCGTCATTTTTCTAAAACAGATGAGGGAGAGTAAAGAATAA
- the fliI gene encoding flagellar protein export ATPase FliI, producing MDFEDQLDKVLGGIDQLELTTVNGRITEVVGMLIKAIVPNVKIGEVCLVKREGEPLRCEVVGFTRDEVFLSPLGPMTGIGPSSEVIPTKLPLHIKVGPKLLGRVLNGLGEPLDLKTKGPLETEAIYPVIQDPPDPLKRKRISEPISVGIRAIDGSLTCGKGQRVGIFAAAGGGKSTLLGMIARNAKADVNVISLIGERGRELRDFIEKDLGPEGLKRSVLVVSTSDQASQLRLNAAYVATAIAEYFRDQGKSVILMMDSVTRFARALREVGLAAGEPPARAGYTPSVFSTLPRLLERAGNSDVGSITAFYTILVAGDDMNEPVSDETRSILDGHIILSADLARKYHYPAIDVLSSASRVITSITSQEHLQLVGKLKEVLANYKKNELLIKIGEYKRGSDKAGDFAIDHVDKVNNFLKQNIDEKCSFEETLQLLRGIFK from the coding sequence ATGGATTTTGAAGATCAGCTTGATAAAGTCCTCGGAGGTATTGATCAACTCGAATTGACAACAGTCAATGGAAGAATCACCGAAGTTGTCGGGATGTTGATTAAAGCCATCGTGCCCAATGTAAAAATTGGGGAAGTATGTCTTGTTAAACGAGAAGGCGAACCTCTTCGATGCGAAGTGGTCGGATTTACAAGAGATGAGGTTTTTCTATCGCCTCTTGGCCCCATGACAGGGATTGGTCCCTCCTCCGAAGTAATTCCAACAAAGCTGCCTCTTCATATTAAAGTCGGGCCAAAGCTCCTTGGCAGGGTTCTAAACGGCCTTGGAGAACCTTTGGATTTAAAGACAAAAGGCCCCCTTGAAACAGAAGCGATTTACCCGGTTATCCAAGATCCGCCGGACCCGTTAAAAAGAAAAAGAATCAGCGAACCTATTTCTGTTGGCATTAGGGCAATCGACGGTAGCTTAACTTGCGGTAAAGGTCAAAGAGTCGGGATTTTCGCTGCGGCCGGCGGTGGTAAATCAACCCTTCTTGGCATGATCGCAAGAAATGCTAAAGCTGACGTAAACGTTATTAGTTTAATCGGAGAGAGGGGTCGTGAACTTAGGGACTTTATCGAAAAAGACCTAGGTCCCGAGGGCTTAAAACGTTCTGTGCTTGTAGTATCCACCTCAGATCAAGCCTCTCAGCTTCGTTTAAATGCTGCCTATGTAGCTACAGCTATAGCCGAATATTTTAGAGATCAAGGTAAATCCGTCATCTTAATGATGGACTCTGTTACTCGCTTTGCAAGAGCTTTAAGAGAAGTTGGACTTGCAGCCGGTGAACCCCCTGCAAGAGCCGGCTATACCCCCTCTGTTTTCTCTACCTTGCCAAGACTTTTAGAAAGAGCGGGTAATTCAGATGTTGGCTCGATCACAGCTTTTTATACGATTCTTGTAGCGGGCGATGATATGAATGAGCCTGTTTCAGATGAAACACGCTCAATTTTAGATGGGCATATAATCCTCTCTGCTGATTTAGCAAGAAAGTATCATTACCCGGCAATTGATGTTTTATCTTCAGCAAGCCGTGTTATTACATCGATTACATCGCAAGAGCATTTACAGCTTGTTGGAAAATTGAAAGAAGTCCTTGCTAACTATAAGAAAAATGAATTGCTTATAAAAATCGGCGAATACAAACGAGGCTCGGATAAAGCGGGCGACTTTGCTATCGATCACGTTGACAAAGTGAATAATTTTTTAAAGCAAAACATTGATGAGAAATGTTCTTTTGAAGAAACCCTTCAACTTTTAAGGGGCATTTTTAAATAG
- a CDS encoding tetratricopeptide repeat protein: MASEKLDEYIDDFALLIEAGFVAVKQLDETSATRIFKAAQVMNPTSVAPEIGLGYISLNKLELKEATKIFEGVLEKEPENYLAKTFLGMCFLLTKPKREKGEKIIRDAMEKTNDETVKSLGKISLEWADKDLKKNKSPFFADAAKESEKTK, translated from the coding sequence ATGGCAAGTGAAAAATTGGATGAGTATATTGATGACTTTGCGCTTCTTATAGAAGCTGGGTTTGTTGCAGTTAAGCAACTGGATGAGACAAGTGCCACACGTATTTTTAAGGCGGCGCAAGTCATGAATCCCACAAGTGTCGCACCGGAAATAGGCCTTGGATATATTTCTTTAAATAAACTTGAGCTTAAGGAAGCTACAAAAATATTTGAAGGAGTACTAGAAAAAGAGCCTGAAAATTATCTTGCTAAAACCTTTCTCGGGATGTGCTTTTTACTCACAAAGCCGAAGAGGGAAAAGGGAGAAAAAATTATCCGGGACGCGATGGAAAAAACAAATGACGAGACTGTTAAAAGCCTAGGCAAGATCTCTCTTGAATGGGCTGATAAGGATTTAAAAAAGAATAAGTCGCCTTTTTTCGCGGATGCCGCAAAAGAAAGCGAAAAAACAAAGTAA
- a CDS encoding DUF5407 family protein, translated as MPSQDLTFFHGDNVQSGFSVNTLFHVVHDATISAKVKLIQIKNRRSSISIGDMFEMQMLMNHLSQLSEMSTSVIAAANSAIMSMARNVKG; from the coding sequence ATGCCAAGCCAAGATTTAACGTTCTTCCATGGCGATAACGTACAGTCTGGATTTAGTGTTAATACTTTATTTCATGTTGTGCATGATGCAACAATTAGTGCGAAAGTTAAATTAATCCAGATTAAAAACAGAAGAAGTTCCATCAGTATTGGGGACATGTTTGAGATGCAAATGTTAATGAACCACTTATCTCAACTGTCTGAGATGTCAACTTCTGTCATTGCAGCTGCAAACTCAGCTATCATGTCAATGGCAAGGAACGTAAAAGGATAA
- a CDS encoding DUF5398 family protein — MFGLEEQKKKEPEKEFVFDLEREMGKAEKQKELKQKIEERLQKIKQVLRSGENKEEFDHFGALLHGYAAFLKVITRIKAV; from the coding sequence ATGTTTGGACTTGAAGAGCAAAAGAAGAAAGAACCCGAGAAAGAATTCGTTTTTGATTTAGAGCGGGAAATGGGCAAAGCCGAAAAACAAAAAGAATTAAAACAAAAAATTGAAGAGCGCCTCCAAAAGATTAAACAAGTATTGAGAAGCGGCGAGAATAAAGAAGAATTTGATCATTTTGGAGCCTTGCTTCATGGGTATGCAGCATTTTTAAAGGTGATAACAAGGATTAAAGCGGTATAA